The DNA segment GCGTGCAAGAGCAACACCTCGGCAGCATCGCCCGACGCCGGCGCCGACCTGCCGCCCGCCGGCCCGACCACCACCATGGTGCTCGACAACGTCCACATCGGCAGCGACGGCACAAAACCCGATTACCACCTGGCCACCGCACCGCTGGATCTCAGCGCCGGGCCGTTCGTCCAGGCCTCGCTGTCGCTGGATCTCTCGTCGCCGTGCTTTCCCTTCGAGAAATGGCAGACCGACCGGCCACCAGCCGGACAGAACTGGCCCGCCGACTGCGATGCCTTTGATCGCAACTTCGAGATCACCCTCGACGATCCGGTGGCGCCGGCCACCACGCCGCCCGCCATCGAGTTGACCCGAGCCATCACCCCGTTCGGCGGCCCGCTGCACATCGACATCGACGTCACCGACATCGCCAACGGCCTGCCCGGCATGCACCGGCTGCAGGTGATGATCCCGACCTTCGCCGATCCCGCCGGCAAGGTCAGCGGATCGAACGGCGGGTGGTTCATCAGCGCCACCTTGACCACCCAGAGCGGAGCGGCGCCGCGCAAGGTGCTGGCGGTGATCCCGCTGTTCAATGGCTCGCAGACCACGCCCGATGCGCTGCCCGCCATTCCCTTCACCGTTCCCGCCGGCGCCACCGCGGGTCGGGTCGAGTATCGCGTCACCGGCCACGGCGCCGGCGCGCCCACGGACGGCTGCAACGGCCCCGCCGAGGAATT comes from the Polyangia bacterium genome and includes:
- a CDS encoding peptide-N-glycosidase F-related protein; translation: MFSPGRNFLLAALLWAAAPACKSNTSAASPDAGADLPPAGPTTTMVLDNVHIGSDGTKPDYHLATAPLDLSAGPFVQASLSLDLSSPCFPFEKWQTDRPPAGQNWPADCDAFDRNFEITLDDPVAPATTPPAIELTRAITPFGGPLHIDIDVTDIANGLPGMHRLQVMIPTFADPAGKVSGSNGGWFISATLTTQSGAAPRKVLAVIPLFNGSQTTPDALPAIPFTVPAGATAGRVEYRVTGHGAGAPTDGCNGPAEEFCHRTHSVFVDDAKVQDVDPWRVDCGALCTVMHSPVLNNDYCAENPCGALGSVRAPRANWCPGSVSRPFNIEAPVLGAPGDHTFHFTISSVAMDGTWRISAVYLAFGS